The Ictalurus punctatus breed USDA103 chromosome 15, Coco_2.0, whole genome shotgun sequence DNA window TTGCTTTATGGTGACATTGGCATTCAAGCAAAGTagttttaatgcatttataGCATGCCGCTTTACTGTTTTAGAAAATAATTGTTTTACTGTATAATATATGGGGGTTGTATTGACTTTTAGTGGACTATTCACTAGAGGGCACTGTGTTGTGATGCCTGGTCTAGGTGGTAGGGACAAACCCTAGTGAGACAGATGGTAAAGAAAGCAGGGTAGATGTAAATTGTTGGTATAAAAAATGATTCTCGTTAGATGAAACCATTTCTACAGTCAACTCGACTATTTAAGACTATGCTGGGATGTTATTTTAATGCAGCATTCTGTATCATGTTTGAATGTGCACTGCTCGTAATGGTGAGGCAGTTTTAGTCTTAAAACATTTGCGATGATTTAAACAAGATTGTTCTCAGATACAAACTGAGAAATGCTTTCAGTGCCCATAAGACATGGATATTGATGTGGAAATGTCCTGACTTCTGTTCAATGTACATGAAATATAACTTCACCTTTTGTCCTGTAGGTGGTGCGTCAATCTAACAGTGATCAAGTGACTGTGATTGGAGCTGGAGTCACACTGCACGAGGCCCTTGCTGCACATGACATTCTGGCTAAGGAAGGTTAGTGCCCACTAAAGACTGTCACAAGATTGAAATGCCATAATATGGgtttattcattttctaaaaattttttttttttttttttttttcctgaaaagcACTGGAATATTGTACTGGGGAAAAGCCTAATTCTGATTAATGTCCATCTGACTTGCAGGTGTGAACATCCGTGTGATTGACCCATTCACGGTCAAGCCCCTGGATGCTGCTACAATTGTGGCCAGTGCTCGTGCCACTCGAGGCAAAGTGATCACAGTGGAGGATCATTACAAAGAGGGTATGCAGTTTTCTGGTTTTAGTGTAATGGTACTATGACTGAATGAACGCAAGTTACAATTTCTTCCTTACAGTTCAGAATCTATGAGGAGGTATTAGTCATGTTTGTAATGACAGTGTAGTTACGTCCTGCTTTGTGTGCAGGTGGTCTGGGCGAGGCTGTCTTGGCAGCAGTGGGGGAGGAACCAGGCGTCGTGGTCCATCGACTGGCCGTGAGCCGAGTGCCACAGAGTGGCAAAGCCCAGGAGCTGCTGGACATGTTTGGCATCAGTGCTAAGTCTATTGTGGCTGCAGTCAGATCCACTTTTGCCAACTGAATCCCTCTAATCCCACCCAGTCTTTCCTTCCTCTTAACCTGCTGGTAATACAATTGGCTTAAATGCTTTTGGTCTGTAATTAAGTTCTTTCCCCAACTAGAGCACTGCAGTTAGTGTTGTAAGAAAACATCTGAAACGGTCGTCCCCCCACCGTCTTGATGCTTCAAAAGTGGCAGCTTTGCAAAGGTTTTGAGTAACATCTCTGGTGTTCAGGTCATGCTACACAATCATCCCGATGGATTCAGTGACCATGGATAGTAATGTATTACACATCTCATTTGCTAAATTGTGGTGTGGTGCTTATGACTAATCACTTAAGTTTAACTTTGCTGTTCCAGTTCCTACATTCCTCTTGCATCTTCTGTTTGTGGTGTTTCTTGTTTTTCCCAATGTTACCTTCagtataaaatatttactgtCTTGGATGGTAAATTTGCAGTTGAAATCCCTCTGACAATGACTGAAGAATGTAACTGGTAGGGTCTCATGAAAATCCTATGTGTCTAAACTACTGTGTATTTGCTTCACTCTCAGTTAATCTTGTGTCCAGGTGTGATGTACCTGATTGTGTTTCATGTTGCTGAACTGCCCAGATGGCTGTTGCTTGTGTGAATGATCTGGTTCACTCTGCATTTTGTTAACCAGTAATTAAAATTAACTGTTGACCTAGTCTATGTATTTTGTCTTTTGAATTGCTAAATCCAAGAGCTCTTCTGTATATTGGGATTAGCCAACATTCTACACCCTAGTCACCCAAATGTTTTAAGTCCAAGTCTCCATTTTATTCCAGACAACACTGGCTCTTTTAGATTACAAAGAACAGACTACAGGGTTTTTCTCAAAGTTGTTTTGATTAGGGTAAGTTGAAAGATACGATTATTGGTGGGCATTCAGAACCAATACATGATGGGTGGTAATGCAAATTATTTACATGTCTTGCAAGagtgttttgtttaaacaaaaaaaaaaaacataacaaaacatgaGTTTGCATGCTTGCCAGGTTACAGGTTTTGGGGACCCTGTGGTGATGTACCAGCTTCAGGACAGGGAATGATGAGGTGATGCATGGGGCTGTTGAGTCTGGGGTCTTCAGCTAGGCAGGATTTTTATTCCACACCCTTCATAAAGTCCAAAAACTCTGTAGGTTTGAGAAGGAATATGTACGATGAGCTAACTTTAATGTGTCGTTTGTTTTGGCAGCTCTAAGAAATGTTGAGTTTTCACCTACCATCATAGTCAATTTTGCCATCATTGTTTTTGTCCCCATCCTTCATGAGTTCCTCAATGTCATCTTCAGTAATGGCCTCGCCTGTTGATTCTAGCATGTTCTTTAGCTCTTCTAGGTCAATGTAACCGTCTCCATTtctttgagagagagaaggttaaTTACTTGGTGTACTAaactacaaaaaacaaactgcaGCTGTTGAAGCTGTGATGAAGTCATTATGTTCCTTACTTGTCAAACATGCGGAAGACCTCGGCCAGTTCCTCCTCGGATTTTCCTTTACTCTCCTCTTTCATGCAGCGCACCATCATGACCAAGAACTCATCAAAGTCCACTGTCCCGCTacctacacaaatacacacagccACCATATTCATGAAATGTGATATTAAATTCTGCTTTAACAAGAAGTTGTAGGACTACAGCTCTACTTGGGGTTTCTTTACTTGGAAGAGCTGTTTGCTATTTTGGAACGTTAGATCTTTAATTACAGAGCCTTATTTTGTGGTGTAGTTTAAATGCATTCAATGCATCAAATAGACCCAAAATATGTCAGTGGTTGGCATACCATCCTCATCGACTTCGTCCACCATCTCCTGCAGTTCTTCTTGTGTGGGGTTCTGCCCCAGCATCCTCATCACCTTCCCCAACTCCTTAGTGCTAATGCAGCCATCCTCAGCGTCCTGCACGAAGATGTCAAAGGCAGCGCGGAACTCTGCCAGCGACATGTCAACACGCATGCACATGACTTACAGCTCACACAACCTGCTAGCATTTTAGAGTGGGGTTGTTAAGACACCAGATCTAAACTGAGAACAAAGCCTATAGTCATTTACAATAGAGAATAATgttttaccatttttttgttcCTCTGTTAAATTCTCGACCTGttgtataaaagaaataaacaagtgAATGCTCAGTAgctaaacagtaaactgatacagtatgtcatgaCAAAGATATTCCTCAGATACTGAGCAGGTTCTATTCTTTATGCATGTAagtcatgattttatttttgacatCTAAGCTAACACCTAGACACTGGACACCAGACACAACCCACTGTTAATCTCAGTAACCCCACCCTTCTGACCCTCCACTCATTCACCAGCTATTGTATGATATTTTTAGCTTCCATGTAATGTTTTACTTGGCACTggtttatttgtgtaatattaaaatTTTAACTTAATTGCCTGAAGTGAGAATCAGGCCACAAGCCTTTAATGTGCACTGACATGACTGTTGTAGGTTAGGAAAGAAATCCTAACCCTGGGTTCTTTGAATAGTCTATAAGGAAATGCTCTGTGGTAGCGTTATACATAGGAGGTTCTTCCAAGGGTACACAAACCATTTAGGACACAGGTTCCTAACCCTGGTCTTGGGGTATCGCCTGTCCTGTaaattttagtgttttccctgctcccaACACAGCTGGTTCAACTAATTAGCTAATTAATAGCCCTTCCTGAGAtaagtgggtgtgttagagcagggaaaacagtAAAATGTATATTACACAGAGTTCTCCTGGAAAAGAGGTGAGAACCTGTTCTTTGGGAtgttagaattatttttttaagagtgaatattttattatattatcatgTTAATCTGAATATTTATCATCAACGTATTCTATCACACCATCTTGTTTTCGCTCTTATTTAAGGTGTATGTTCCCATGCTAGCAGGAAAGAGTCTTTTTAATTCTGCTGTTAGAACTTCATGTTCATTCTGGTTCAGTATCTGTTACTTCTATTTCAAGTTAATGAATTAGTCTGAGCCCTACAGAATTTCTGTACAATATTTAGTTCTGTTTAGCATTATAACCTTGACACTGAAAAtcaataaatgacaaaaaaaaaaaaaaaaaagctgattgGCTTTACTACTGACCCCAAATGTTTAGGTTAACCTTGAGTGCTGGATTTAGATTGAGTACAGTGTTAGGTTTCACTTCATCCATCTTTCAAAATGTACACTGTGCACTCCGGGaccctcttttttttatatagaaagGGTTCAGAATATCAATGTTTAACACCGTTTTAGACTATGAAATGGTGCATCATCAAGGGTTGTGTTGCTCAGACTGgttcattctttttcatttcaaaaagaATCTAGATTCCTTTAACCCATAACAATCGCTTACCGCTGCTTTATATACATCATCCATGGCTGTCCTGAGTTGTGACtcccttcctcaaactgtgtagTTCTCTATGATGGTCTCTGTCAGGTAATCCAGTACTCCTCACAGCACTGTGGACAGAGGACAAAGAGTCCCAGGGCCACCTTCTCTGGCCTTTATGCCTGGAATGGGTGTCTCAGAAAAGACAAAAGTCTGCTGTCACTCCCTCTTTCctatctgagagagagagaggtggataGGAAAAGAAAAGGGGCAAGAGAGAATGGGCTTAGGGATGGAACAGGCTATTAATAGAGGAGGAATGTCAGAGACAACAGGCAGGAGAACGTCAGTTATGACAATTAGTCCTTGGTGTTGCTCCCCGTGGCTGTCCAGCCTGCAGGCCCATATCAAGCTCTAAACTTAACCTCTGGTCACCTGCATTTGCCAATCACTGAGGGAAGAGCAGTCGGCCTCTAAGAGAAGACGCCTGAACAAAGAAATGGCCATAAAAAGCCAGGCCTTTGTCAAACTGCTATGCCACTGTTATTTTCACACCTGTTGTTAATGCAGTCTATATATTCTCTATCCATAATCACATATGGATGCACTACATAGTAACAAATCATTGCTAATAACTCAGCAATCTATAATGGTCTTATGTTTTCACATACTGTTTTGTATGGCACTATGTGGATTTGAATGCAGATAATATAGCTGTGTTGGGGTGGACCGGGTGAGTGTCACAGCTCTAATGTCATTACTCATGCAGCTGCTCTGGTGCCCTTTGGCCTTAACAAGCACTGGCTTTCTATCGCTGAACCTTGAGTGCTAAACCAAATGCATTACAAAAACCCAGTGTACATTGTCTTAACCCATGTTTACATTggtaaatgtatattatattatctcaGTCTTTAGCATTCATGTGTCCTTTGCATTGCCACTTTGTAGAACGTCGAGCTAGTAACCTACACTCCCCAGCATGCGAACATGCCGATGTGTTTCTGGCAGTATTAGGTACCCATGTTCTCTCCACACCCTGCCTGTACTAACCATGGCCACCTCACTCACAGTTGGCAGATTAAATGGTCTGTTTTCAGCTCaagaactgtttaaaaaaaccaaacctGCCCAATTCCCTTAGTGCCCAAAACCATAACTTTGAAGCATTATATTTACCAAGCCAAGGCCTTTTTAGGCTAATACTGAAAGCATCCAGGTCATGATGGCATCCAAATTTCTGTCCTCCCTCTTGTAACTGTATGCCTTGTATTATTTTCAACACAGTTACAAAAGAACACTTTAGAATAGTTATGGATTATTATGCTTTAAAGTGAATAGCTAGGTAAAAAGATGGTACTTTTGGGTGTTGACTATAGCTCAATAGTCAGGGGTTATAACAAATCTGGCAACATAGACCTTAGAGGGAGAACATGAGCCGGGGGGCCCTGGAGGAGGGTAGCAGGTGAAGAGGGTTATTTcaatgtagacacacacacacacacacacacacacacacacacacacacacacacacacatattagagagagaaaaggagtcTATGTGGGTTGTCAGTTTAAAATTACAAGGTTTGTACTTGTTCCTAGGCTATGTTTGTTTGGAGACTGACTCAGGATAAAAATCCATCTCAGATTTACATGAGCACACTCCTTGCTGGAAACTTGTACTTTCTCACCGCAACTAATTTGAGAAAAAAGCTGGAAGATCACACACATTAAGCTTGACCTCGATATGTTTGCATATTTTGTTCTCccacattttaatatttacacaagAACTTAAACGGAGCACGGTCATAAACCATAATTTCCAGCAAACCTAAGAGGAGAAGCCtgttattgtaaataattaaGTTGGCCACATGGCTTTGTGGTCATGTTCAGTTGTTTGTTGGCTGTCCAGTGGTTTGAACAGATTGCCACTGCAAATCTCTAACTTACATGCTTTCTGACGTGAGCATTAAAACTTTGACAGGTTATTAAATGTTCAAAAAAATAGCTTGAAGAGGCTGGGAAAATCATGTACTTgctatataaacaatatatagtTGTAGTCCATGTTGTAGCCTCTGTCCGTCTTAGCAAACATTAATGGAGTCAGTGGGCTATCTCTCACTCTACAGTGATTCTTTGTGGTCAGCATTCCCCCATGCTGTCACCCCTCATgcgtttgtgtctgtgtgtgagagagaccttACAGTCATCCTGTCATAGTTTTACCTTAACATCTTATGATCTCAAAACAGGGTACTTTTTATTAGCATTAACCAACTGTTCAAATATTAAGCCCACTGGGTAAATTTCTACCATtgaatttatttactgaagccACATTCAGtacagctttttattcctgaactttcctcCCACAGAATCCAAACCATTCACACTGtgtcaaaatgtacatttaaaactCTGAATCTAAATGAAACCTTTGAGCATTAGattaaggaaggaataaaacgtGAAGGGGAGTTGTGGTTATAGGCAAATAATGGAAGCTAAGGTAATGTGacgtgaagtgaagtgaagtggaGGGCCCCAAAGTTGCACATCCATCCTGAAGTCTGTTCATTTGTCCAAAAGTCCAGTTTTTAATTGATTAAAGAACAGTGCATGATACTTTTACcatatgtccatccatcttctataccgcttactccttcttcagggtcgcaggggaacctggagcctatcccagggaacatcgggcacagggcggggtacaccctggacagggtgccagcccatcgcagggcacaatcacatacacactcacacacccattcatacactacggacactttagtcacgccaatcagcctagcatgcatgtctttggactgggggagaaaaccggagtacccggaggaaacccccgcagcacggggagaacatgcaaactccgcacacgcaTGGGCCCCAGCGGAActcaaaccccggaccctggaggtgtgaggctaatgtgctaaccactaaaccaccgtgcgcccttaACCATATGtagttgcatttaattttgtggaacGTCCATAATAAAGTTAGTTCCTGTGTGGAGCATTCACCATACATGTTCTTGAAAATggtttgttactatagaaatgataatgtgtcGGAATGAGTGATTTAAATTACAGTCAGCGCTATTGTCAGTGCCATGCTCTTAcagaaaattaaccaacaccttctgaccgatcagattAGGGAATTCAATAGCACTGTATGATAAACCGGTTACATTCTCCAACGGACAACTTAAAGTTTTGTCTATTTTGTGTCAGGCTGTATTACACCACCCCTTCGTGTGTTATTGTCCTTTACAGCATGCCCCGTCATGGTTTATTCCTTATTTCATTTAGTGACCTGTCAATTAGAcatattaatatacagtaataactaaataacaTCTATAAAGCTGATATTGGTTAGTAGCGATACTTTACAAttgtaataaaaacaattaaaaatagcaCTAAAACAGAAACTTTTTGTACACTGGGTAGTATCTGGAGAGACACGCCATAGGtgtatctgtctcactctttttACTTTCTGGTTTACTTAGCACTGTCTTTCTTTTTGGCCCCTGTCCTTCTTCTTTTCAGACCTACATGCCATTGGCCTTGTGCCATACAGAGCTGGAGACAGACGTGGAAGTGTCAGCCAGTCCACTCCCTGTTTTCACActtgttttcttattttacCAATTTGTCTATCATAAGTGTTACAAAGTGTGAAGCTGTGTCACTCTGGCAGGCTTGACATGGCTAATACCACTGTCTGCCTTTCTCCCTGTCCTGCtgtgtcctctctctccctctctctggcGTGCGCCTTCACCGTCTCATTCTAAAAATGTTTCAGTACGCAAACAAAGCTTAACCACTGAATGCGTAAAAGAGGGGATGATGTTTCTGAAAAAGGGAGGGTTCCAGGCAAGGGTGTTCCTTGTACATGATTAACCCCCTCCTCCTGggctctcctctt harbors:
- the tnnc1b gene encoding troponin C type 1b (slow), encoding MDDVYKAAVENLTEEQKNEFRAAFDIFVQDAEDGCISTKELGKVMRMLGQNPTQEELQEMVDEVDEDGSGTVDFDEFLVMMVRCMKEESKGKSEEELAEVFRMFDKNGDGYIDLEELKNMLESTGEAITEDDIEELMKDGDKNNDGKIDYDEFLDFMKGVE